A genomic stretch from Deltaproteobacteria bacterium includes:
- a CDS encoding ABC transporter substrate-binding protein, whose amino-acid sequence MKRSIAKLILIVVISLFGPSVQSFAADKLSLSSTNPTALDLDHVVAKEKGFYAKENLEVEVQFMQPDLVIKALLAGSVDLARSGTHFGVIAASRGGELKIIGGSNYGYPYEVISQPQFKTLTDLKGQRIAAASLASITTTIFKDVMQRQGIPPSAYTLVFVGGSPERFQAVAAGAAAASLAEAPPFNFKSVEAGRKVLLKYSDEIKNLQYTSFFAQTKSLAQNRPMLTRFMRAIGQAMRWMNDPMNEKPMVELMTKNLKIDDALATQTYKFMIPDNKSFRLEGAVDGPGMAEMIRLLFEDKMIPEKKPWESFVDPAFLPAK is encoded by the coding sequence ATGAAACGGTCCATAGCAAAACTCATCTTGATCGTCGTGATAAGCTTATTCGGCCCATCGGTCCAATCATTCGCCGCCGATAAACTGAGCTTAAGTTCGACCAATCCAACCGCGTTGGACTTGGACCACGTGGTCGCCAAGGAAAAAGGCTTCTACGCCAAGGAAAACCTCGAGGTCGAGGTTCAATTCATGCAGCCCGATCTGGTCATCAAAGCGCTGCTCGCCGGCAGCGTCGATCTAGCGCGTTCCGGCACCCACTTTGGCGTCATCGCCGCGTCGCGCGGCGGCGAGCTGAAAATCATCGGCGGTTCAAACTACGGCTATCCTTACGAAGTGATCAGCCAGCCGCAGTTCAAAACTCTTACCGATCTCAAGGGACAAAGGATCGCCGCAGCTTCGTTGGCGAGCATCACGACGACGATCTTCAAAGACGTCATGCAGCGCCAGGGGATTCCGCCGTCGGCTTACACTTTGGTTTTTGTCGGCGGCAGCCCGGAAAGATTTCAAGCGGTCGCCGCCGGCGCCGCCGCCGCATCGTTGGCCGAAGCGCCGCCGTTCAACTTCAAATCGGTGGAAGCCGGCCGCAAGGTGCTGCTCAAGTATTCCGATGAGATCAAAAACTTACAGTACACCTCTTTCTTCGCCCAGACCAAATCGCTGGCGCAAAACCGCCCCATGCTCACGCGCTTCATGCGCGCCATCGGCCAGGCCATGCGTTGGATGAACGATCCGATGAATGAAAAACCGATGGTCGAGCTGATGACGAAAAATTTAAAAATCGATGACGCGCTGGCGACGCAAACTTATAAATTCATGATCCCGGACAACAAATCCTTCCGCCTCGAAGGCGCCGTCGACGGTCCGGGTATGGCGGAAATGATCCGCCTGCTGTTCGAAGACAAAATGATCCCGGAGAAAAAACCCTGGGAGAGTTTCGTCGATCCGGCGTTTCTACCGGCGAAGTAG